DNA sequence from the Cyanobacteriota bacterium genome:
ACTAGCTTCTTCCGGGCTCAATTTTGAAACCGCAGGCAAAACACCAAAAGCATCACAAGTAAGCATAATGATATTTCTTGGTTGTTTGTGTACAAACCTGTCAAAGAGAGCATTTGGGATAAAGTAGATCGGATAAGAGACTCTGCCATTTTCGGTGATCTTTTTATCAAAATAATCAAGTTCACGGTTTTCGTTCATAGCGACATTCTCGATAGTTGCACCAAAACGACGTGAAGCGGCATAGATCTCTGGTTCTGAGCGAGGTGTAAGCCCAATGGACTTGGCATAACAACCGTCTTCAAAGTTAAATACTCCATCATCAGACCAACCATGCTCATCATCACCAATCAATTTGCGTTCTGGATCAGCAGACAGAGTCGTCTTGCCTGTACCAGAGAGTCCAAAGAAGATACTTACTTCCCCTTGCTCACTAGCATTCGCCGAGCAATGCATTGGCATAATGCCACGTTGCGGGTAGATATAATTCAATAAACTAAACACGGATTTCTTAATTTCACCAGCGTAAAGAGTCCCAGTGATAATTACTTCCTTGCTGCTGTAGTTGACTATGATCGCAGTGCCTGAATTAAGTTCAGGTTCTTTACTTGGATCTAGCTCTAAATGCGGCGCATGGTAGACAACGTATTCTGGCTCATAAGCATCTATCACTTCTTCACCATAACTAAGCCTCGCAGAGTTAGTGTTAACTGCAGAGAGCATATTGCGAATAAACAAACTATGAAAAGCAGTCTCCGTAACGACTTGAACATAAACACAGTTCTTAGGGTCAGCTCCTGCAATTGTATCTTGAGTATATAAATCCTTAGTAGCAAGGTAAGTGATTACCTGCTCGCGAATTCTGGCAAAAGCTTCTGGCGAAATTGCTTTATTGATATTACCCCAATTGACTTTGTTTTCAGTCTCTGAATCTTTGACAATAAATTTGTCATCTGATGATCTACCGGTTTTTTTACCGGTATGTATAACCAAAGCTCCCCGATCGCTAAGCTGAGCTTCACCGTTTTTGATAGCTAGTTCATAGAGCTGAGCTGTTTTTAGGTTGCGGCTTGCCTTACTGAGGTCTAACTTAGTTATTTGTTTTTGCATTATTATGTCCTTTGTATATTTACCCTAGAATCACGCCATTGTGACCCTTATACCGAATATAATAACATGTATTGCGCGCTGCTGTTTTCAGTCTCTTGTAGCAGGGTATATACTATAGGTATGCAACAAGCAAAAGTAACAGTTATAGGAGCAGGTAATGTCGGAGCTGCAGCAGCTCAAAGGCTTGCAGAGAAAAATATCGCAAATGTCGTCTTACTAGACATCATGGGCGGAGTTGCCGCAGGTAAGGCTCTTGATTTGATGGAAGCAAGACCAGTTGAGCTTCATGACCGCATGATTGTTGGCGGAGATGATTATTCACTAAGCGCAGGTTCTGATGTAGTTTTAATGACAGCTGGCTTGGCGCGCAAACCAGGCATGAGTCGTGATGACTTGCTCACAAAAAACGCAGCAATCGTCAAAGGTTGTATTGAAGAGGCTTACAAGCACTCACCAAACGCTATTTTTATTACAGTATCTAATCCAGTTGATGCAATGACACAACTGACTCACCAAATTCTTTCAGCCAAGGGTGTGCCAAACAATAAAATCATTGGCATGGCAGGAGTGCTTGATAGTTCACGTATGGCATTTTTTATTGCTGAAGCACTTAACGTATCAATCAGAAATATTCAGCCTTGTGTAATGGGCGGGCATGGAGATGACATGGTACCAGTAGCAAGATACACAACAGTAGCCGGCATACCGCTTCCAGACTTACTTCCAGAAGCTAAGATCAACGAAATTATTGAACGCACCAAAAAGGGTGGAATTGAAATAGTCAACCTACTTGGTACAGGTTCAGCTTTCTATGCGCCAGCTTCAAGCTCAGTAGAAATGATTGAAGCAATTCTTACAGACCGTAAACAAATTCTTCCTAGTTCATGTATGCTCACTGGGCAGTATGGTATCGATGGAGTTTATGTCGGCGTTCCAGCTAAATTAGGTTCAAATGGGATTGAAGAAATTCTTGAACTTAAACTAACTGCTTCAGAGCTTAAAGAACTTCAATCATCAGCAGAGTCTGTTCGCAGCAATGTTGCCAAGATGGCTGAGTTGATGAATGCGACTGCGTGATTTTCTCCTTAATATTTATAGCTAGCTTATTAGGCACAATCACTGGCTTTGGTACATCAACCATCATGATGCCAGTGCTGATGTTTTACTATCCGACAGCAGAGGTCTTGTTTTTTGTTTCTATAATTCATTGGTTTAATGCTTTGTGGAGATTGATTCTATTTCGCAAGGGTTTTGACCTTAAGTTAGTAATGAGTTTTGGCTTAGTTGGAATGATAGCGGCTTACTTTGGTGCCAAGACCTTTTTTGTAGTAGATGAAGTCTTGATTAAAAAAAGCATTGCGGTATTTTTATTTGCTTATGCAATTTTCTTGGGACTCAATCCCAAATTCAAAATCTCATTTAATTATTTCACTGGCGCGCTAGGCGGCGCTCTCTCTGGATTTGTTGCAGGAATTTTTGGAATGGGCGGCGCGATACGCGGAGCCTTTCTCTCGGCTTTTGATTTACCCAAAGCTGTTTACTTGGCTAACTCAGCGCTGCTTTTGATGCTAATTGATAGTTCAAGGTTACTCACTTATTTCAACCAAGGACTTCGCTTTGATCACTTGCTGGGACTGAGTTACATGGACCTTGCTCTTTGTATTTCAGTTTCTTTTGTAGGAGTTCAAGCTGGCAAAATGATAGTTGATAAAATTCCACAAGAGAAATTCAGAATCGGGATTGCTATGTTTTTGCTTTTGATTGCTGTGAAGTTGTTTGTGTAATTCGCCTGGATTGCTTCGCTTGATGGTTTGCGATGACTGAATTTTCAAAAACAAACCTAACCCTTCAAAAGCGGAGCCATCTTAGTAAAGAACTCTACAGACCACTTCTCAAAGCCAGCCGCATAATCAAGATCCATATCTTTGCGAGCCATGATTTGCTTGCCGCCTAGTTTAGCTATCGCCTCATCAACTCTACGTCCACAACCACAAAAGTCTTGATAGCCTGTATCGCCCATCGCAAGCACTGTGTAATTGAGTTTCGATAAATCTGGACTTGATGCTTTGTAAATATCAAGACAAAACTTTTCTGCTGAAGCAGGCGGATCACCCTCTCCCCAAGTAGAAATTACGATTACGGCATTGTCCATAGCAGCAAGGTCATCTACTTTGACATCCTTCAGGTTCTTGCGAACCACATCAAACTTGACTGCGTCGCCAGCTTTTTTGAGAATCTCCTTACCAGTAAGCTCAATGCTTTGAGCTAATTTTTCTGAGTTGCCAGATTCTGATCCAAACAATACATTCAATGTTGCCATAATTTATTCCTTAAACGACTACGCCGCTACTGTAACTCCCATCGCTTCAAGTGCTGCATCTACAGCCTTGTGACAGATTCCACCTTCTGCTGGAGGCTTATTAGAAGGGTCAGCCATTAACTTTTCTTCTGCTTTTTCACGCTTGGTCTTATAACCCTTCATATGGAAATAATTTCTTGATTGTTCTTGGGTAAGAGTTAATTTACGAATATCATAAATCAAATCCTCACGAGTCTCGGTAGACATCTCAAAATCAACTGTGTTGATTATACAGTCAGTAGGACAAACTTCTGTACAAAGACCGCAGAACATACAAAGACCATGATCGATATAGAACTGTGATGACTTGGCTTTGACGTCAGGATGAGCAATCACTGAGATACAAGCATCTGGGCAGATTCTTTCACACTGCTTACAGGCAATACAAAGATGCTCTCCAGTATCAGGATCCACGTTTAGAGCTAGTCTATGACGCGAACGACCATAAAGCTCTGGCATCTTATTTGGGTAGCTACTAGTGATTGGATCACGAGTTGTGTTTTTGAGCACAGTGTACATGCCAAGGAAGATATTGTAGAGTCCATCTACTGTTCTGGTGACTGGCTTAGTTGCTGTCTCTATAAATTTATTAAGTGTTACCATAAAATCCTTTTATTTATCCGAGATACTCCAAACAAAGAGTGACTAAGAAAATTATACCTAAAGTCAGTGGTATCAAATACTTCCAACCAAATTCCATTAATTGATCTTGTCTTAAACGAGGAAGAGTTGCTCTAATCCAAATTGCTACTAAGAACATTGAGTAAATCTTAAGTAATAAAACTACTGAAGTTAGAATCCAAACTATATTGAGATGGCTAAGCATACCACCTAGATCACCCAGCACAGGGAGACTAACACTAAAGTTGCTAAGCATGTCATAGAGCTGTATTTCAGCTGCGACACTAATTGGCAAATGTGATCCACCAAGAAAAAGAATTACTGCAATTCCAGAAGCGATAAACAAGTTAGTGTATTCAGCCAAGAAAAATAAAGCGAACTTCATTCCGGTATATTCAGTGTTAAATCCAGAAACCAGTTCAGACTCAGCTTCAGGAAGATCAAAAGGAATACGATTCACTTCAGCAGTTGAAGCTACTATAAAGATCAAAAATAAAGCCACGCAGAGACCAGTAAAAACTAAAGATACAAAACCTTCTTGAGCATTACCGTGAAAACTAGCAAAAATATTCAATGCTTTAGGAAGATGTCCGTTACCAAAAATATTCCAGTTCATTAAACCGCCAGCTTGTTGATTTGAAATTTCAACTAAGTTCATAGAGCCAGAAACCAAAACCATGGCAATCATGGCGAGCACCATTGGGATCTCATAACTAATGGCTTGAGCTGCTGCTCTAAGTCCACCGATTAATGAGTACTTATTGTTTGAAGCCCAACCACCCATGACTAGTGACATTGTGCCGAGTGACACAAAGCCAAGCATGAAAACTAAACCGATATCTATATCAGTTGCAACAAAAACACCAGTGTTGTTTGAAGCAATTGAAAGAAGGGGCAAGAATACAACCATTGCAGGCGCGAAGAATAATGCAGGCGCTAGTGTGAATAATAATTTGTCAGCACCAGCAGGACTAATGTCTTCTTTGAATAATAGTTTCAATGCATCAGCAAAAGTTTGCAAAAATCCATTTGGACCGACTTTATCTGGTCCAATTCTCATAGTGAGTAGTGCTAAGAACTTACGCTCGCAAAGCACCATAAACATGGCGTTGACAGGAATCACAGTTGCAATCGTGATCGTCGGTGCTAGGTAAGCAATAATCTCACTAATTTTAATTGCTAAGTCTA
Encoded proteins:
- a CDS encoding phosphoenolpyruvate carboxykinase (ATP), with product MQKQITKLDLSKASRNLKTAQLYELAIKNGEAQLSDRGALVIHTGKKTGRSSDDKFIVKDSETENKVNWGNINKAISPEAFARIREQVITYLATKDLYTQDTIAGADPKNCVYVQVVTETAFHSLFIRNMLSAVNTNSARLSYGEEVIDAYEPEYVVYHAPHLELDPSKEPELNSGTAIIVNYSSKEVIITGTLYAGEIKKSVFSLLNYIYPQRGIMPMHCSANASEQGEVSIFFGLSGTGKTTLSADPERKLIGDDEHGWSDDGVFNFEDGCYAKSIGLTPRSEPEIYAASRRFGATIENVAMNENRELDYFDKKITENGRVSYPIYFIPNALFDRFVHKQPRNIIMLTCDAFGVLPAVSKLSPEEASEHFMLGYTAKIPGTEMGVVEPKAVFSPCFGAPFMPLAPKVYGDLLKDRISHAKVNCWLVNTGWAGGQFGVGKRMPLSLTRAIIHRINNGSLAKEATTKHPILGLAIPESVDSPESQWNDQAAYKEAAIKLMDSFEAQKNKN
- the mdh gene encoding malate dehydrogenase, whose translation is MQQAKVTVIGAGNVGAAAAQRLAEKNIANVVLLDIMGGVAAGKALDLMEARPVELHDRMIVGGDDYSLSAGSDVVLMTAGLARKPGMSRDDLLTKNAAIVKGCIEEAYKHSPNAIFITVSNPVDAMTQLTHQILSAKGVPNNKIIGMAGVLDSSRMAFFIAEALNVSIRNIQPCVMGGHGDDMVPVARYTTVAGIPLPDLLPEAKINEIIERTKKGGIEIVNLLGTGSAFYAPASSSVEMIEAILTDRKQILPSSCMLTGQYGIDGVYVGVPAKLGSNGIEEILELKLTASELKELQSSAESVRSNVAKMAELMNATA
- a CDS encoding sulfite exporter TauE/SafE family protein, with protein sequence MIFSLIFIASLLGTITGFGTSTIMMPVLMFYYPTAEVLFFVSIIHWFNALWRLILFRKGFDLKLVMSFGLVGMIAAYFGAKTFFVVDEVLIKKSIAVFLFAYAIFLGLNPKFKISFNYFTGALGGALSGFVAGIFGMGGAIRGAFLSAFDLPKAVYLANSALLLMLIDSSRLLTYFNQGLRFDHLLGLSYMDLALCISVSFVGVQAGKMIVDKIPQEKFRIGIAMFLLLIAVKLFV
- a CDS encoding flavodoxin domain-containing protein, with product MATLNVLFGSESGNSEKLAQSIELTGKEILKKAGDAVKFDVVRKNLKDVKVDDLAAMDNAVIVISTWGEGDPPASAEKFCLDIYKASSPDLSKLNYTVLAMGDTGYQDFCGCGRRVDEAIAKLGGKQIMARKDMDLDYAAGFEKWSVEFFTKMAPLLKG
- a CDS encoding NADH-quinone oxidoreductase subunit I, which codes for MVTLNKFIETATKPVTRTVDGLYNIFLGMYTVLKNTTRDPITSSYPNKMPELYGRSRHRLALNVDPDTGEHLCIACKQCERICPDACISVIAHPDVKAKSSQFYIDHGLCMFCGLCTEVCPTDCIINTVDFEMSTETREDLIYDIRKLTLTQEQSRNYFHMKGYKTKREKAEEKLMADPSNKPPAEGGICHKAVDAALEAMGVTVAA
- a CDS encoding NADH-quinone oxidoreductase subunit H; this encodes MSTKVIDLDLLNSFHPRSHFAVRSALSQAFKFFVLAAVWISIVFVAAAGAGVTFAWVLPKLLIEVLPGMIGLDLDLAIKISEIIAYLAPTITIATVIPVNAMFMVLCERKFLALLTMRIGPDKVGPNGFLQTFADALKLLFKEDISPAGADKLLFTLAPALFFAPAMVVFLPLLSIASNNTGVFVATDIDIGLVFMLGFVSLGTMSLVMGGWASNNKYSLIGGLRAAAQAISYEIPMVLAMIAMVLVSGSMNLVEISNQQAGGLMNWNIFGNGHLPKALNIFASFHGNAQEGFVSLVFTGLCVALFLIFIVASTAEVNRIPFDLPEAESELVSGFNTEYTGMKFALFFLAEYTNLFIASGIAVILFLGGSHLPISVAAEIQLYDMLSNFSVSLPVLGDLGGMLSHLNIVWILTSVVLLLKIYSMFLVAIWIRATLPRLRQDQLMEFGWKYLIPLTLGIIFLVTLCLEYLG